A genome region from Pseudomonas sp. N3-W includes the following:
- a CDS encoding 3-deoxy-7-phosphoheptulonate synthase — translation MNSSVSALPLSTLSPANEALTLRLPSSLQLKQQLPLSNALTRQVADHRQAVRAILDGEDSRLLVIVGPCSIHDPQCALEYAGNLARLAAEVSDEMLLVMRAYVEKPRTTVGWKGLAYDPHLDGSDDMAAGLSLSRHLMREMIDMGLPVATELLQPMAAGYFDDLLSWVAIGARTTESQIHREMASGLGMPVGFKNGTDGGVTVASDAMRSAAHPHRHFGVDSQGHPAIIQTPGNPDTHLVLRGGHGGPNYDRDSVARINRDLHKLAIPARIMVDCSHANSGKDPLRQPAVFNDVLEQRLQGDRSLIGMMIESHLFEGCQPLGSALQYGVSITDGCLGWTGTEQLLRQAAGQLRAQRPERQPA, via the coding sequence ATGAACTCGTCCGTCTCTGCTCTGCCACTGTCCACCCTGAGCCCAGCCAATGAAGCGCTGACCCTGCGTCTGCCAAGCTCCTTGCAGCTCAAACAGCAATTGCCTCTCAGCAACGCCCTGACCCGGCAAGTCGCTGACCACCGCCAGGCGGTCCGCGCGATTCTCGATGGCGAAGACTCCCGCCTGCTGGTCATTGTCGGCCCCTGCTCTATTCACGATCCCCAGTGCGCCCTCGAATACGCCGGCAACCTCGCCCGCCTGGCCGCCGAGGTCAGCGACGAAATGCTGCTGGTGATGCGCGCCTACGTCGAAAAACCCCGCACCACGGTGGGCTGGAAAGGCCTGGCCTACGATCCGCACCTGGATGGCAGTGATGACATGGCCGCCGGTTTGAGCCTGTCCCGCCACTTGATGCGTGAAATGATCGACATGGGCCTGCCGGTCGCCACCGAGTTGTTGCAACCGATGGCCGCCGGCTACTTCGACGATTTGCTCAGTTGGGTCGCCATTGGCGCCCGCACCACCGAGTCGCAGATCCACCGGGAAATGGCCAGCGGCCTGGGCATGCCGGTCGGCTTCAAGAACGGCACCGATGGCGGCGTCACCGTTGCCAGCGACGCGATGCGCTCGGCGGCGCACCCGCACCGGCATTTCGGCGTCGACAGCCAGGGCCATCCGGCAATCATCCAGACCCCAGGCAATCCGGACACCCACCTGGTATTGCGCGGCGGCCATGGCGGCCCGAACTACGATCGCGACAGCGTCGCCAGGATCAATCGGGATTTGCACAAGCTCGCGATTCCAGCGCGGATCATGGTCGATTGCAGCCACGCCAACAGTGGCAAAGACCCGCTGCGCCAACCAGCCGTGTTCAATGACGTGCTTGAGCAACGCTTGCAAGGTGATCGCTCGTTGATCGGCATGATGATCGAAAGCCATCTGTTCGAAGGTTGCCAGCCGCTGGGTAGCGCTTTGCAATACGGCGTTTCGATTACCGACGGCTGCCTGGGCTGGACCGGCACCGAGCAACTGCTGCGTCAGGCCGCTGGCCAACTGCGGGCGCAACGCCCCGAACGGCAACCGGCATGA
- a CDS encoding peptidylprolyl isomerase, with protein sequence MAKATARHILVASEDKCNELKAQIEGGADFADVAKANSTCPSSRQGGDLGSFGPGQMVKEFDTVVFSAPINVVQGPVKTQFGYHLLEVTSRQD encoded by the coding sequence ATGGCTAAAGCCACTGCCCGTCACATCCTCGTTGCCAGCGAAGACAAGTGCAACGAACTCAAGGCCCAGATCGAAGGCGGCGCCGATTTCGCCGACGTTGCCAAAGCCAACTCCACCTGCCCGTCCAGCCGCCAGGGCGGTGATCTGGGTTCGTTCGGTCCAGGCCAGATGGTCAAGGAATTCGACACCGTGGTTTTCAGCGCACCGATCAACGTGGTGCAAGGCCCGGTCAAGACCCAGTTCGGTTATCACCTGCTGGAAGTGACCAGCCGTCAGGACTGA
- a CDS encoding carbon-nitrogen hydrolase family protein yields MPTLTIAAAQSASIAGDLAANIREHQRFMRAAAEQGVQLLVFPELSLTGYERGLAAELAILPDAAVLQSLRDFAREVGVTTVVGMPIRLSHDSPVLIGALVLGADGSLGVYSKQHLHDGEELAFAPGTGGSTLTIGTDTVALAVCADFSHASHAAAAAEQGADIYAAGVLITEGGYAPDTSLLQGYAGEHSMVVLMANHGGVTGGWASAGRSAIWAADGSLIAAAPGAGNLMVMARRDAAGWQGQVIAVTEE; encoded by the coding sequence ATGCCGACACTGACCATCGCCGCCGCCCAGTCTGCTTCCATCGCCGGGGATCTTGCCGCTAACATCCGCGAGCATCAGCGCTTCATGCGGGCGGCGGCGGAGCAGGGCGTGCAGTTGCTGGTTTTTCCGGAGTTGTCGTTGACCGGGTATGAACGTGGACTGGCGGCCGAGCTGGCCATTCTCCCGGACGCGGCGGTCTTGCAGTCGTTGAGAGACTTCGCCCGCGAAGTGGGCGTGACGACGGTGGTCGGTATGCCGATTCGCCTGTCGCATGATTCGCCAGTGTTGATCGGTGCATTGGTGCTGGGCGCAGACGGTTCTCTCGGGGTCTACAGCAAGCAGCACCTGCACGATGGCGAGGAGCTCGCGTTTGCACCGGGAACGGGCGGTTCGACGCTGACGATTGGCACCGACACCGTAGCACTGGCGGTGTGCGCGGATTTCTCACACGCCAGCCATGCGGCAGCGGCGGCGGAGCAGGGCGCGGACATCTATGCGGCAGGCGTGCTGATTACCGAGGGCGGCTATGCGCCCGACACCTCGTTGTTGCAGGGCTATGCCGGCGAGCATTCGATGGTGGTGCTGATGGCCAATCACGGTGGCGTTACCGGTGGGTGGGCGTCCGCCGGGCGCAGTGCGATCTGGGCGGCGGACGGCTCGCTGATTGCCGCGGCACCGGGGGCGGGCAACCTGATGGTGATGGCTCGCCGTGATGCCGCTGGCTGGCAAGGACAAGTCATTGCAGTGACGGAGGAATGA
- a CDS encoding N-acetyltransferase encodes MSFQWRPATSADLDFARELTCRNMLRYYIAHDLLWQDEAFDVAWAGRDNRLIMCDDRAAGYVSLSRDARALYIRELHMLEGCRDRGAGSWVIGQVLTLAALERKSALRLTVFKNNPARVLYQRLGLQVVGEDECFLRMQRDIGSAI; translated from the coding sequence ATGAGTTTTCAATGGCGCCCGGCGACGTCCGCTGATCTGGATTTTGCCCGTGAGCTGACCTGTCGGAACATGCTGCGCTATTACATCGCACACGATTTGCTGTGGCAGGACGAGGCGTTCGACGTCGCCTGGGCCGGGCGCGACAACCGGCTGATCATGTGTGATGACCGTGCGGCGGGTTATGTCAGCCTGAGTCGTGATGCCAGAGCCCTGTACATCCGCGAATTGCACATGCTCGAAGGGTGCCGTGACCGGGGAGCCGGTTCCTGGGTGATCGGTCAGGTATTGACCCTGGCCGCGCTTGAGCGAAAATCCGCCTTGCGCCTGACAGTGTTCAAAAATAATCCGGCGCGGGTGCTGTATCAGCGCCTGGGGCTGCAAGTGGTCGGCGAGGACGAGTGTTTCCTGAGAATGCAGCGTGATATTGGCTCCGCCATTTAG
- the uvrY gene encoding UvrY/SirA/GacA family response regulator transcription factor, translating into MIRVLVVDDHDLVRTGITRMLADIDGLQVVGQAESGEESLLKARELKPDVVLMDVKMPGIGGLEATRKLLRSHPDIKVVAVTVCEEDPFPTRLLQAGAAGYLTKGAGLPEMVQAIRLVFAGQRYISPQIAQQLAIKSFQPTNDSPFDALSEREIQIALMIVGCQKVQIISDKLCLSPKTVNTYRYRIFEKLSISSDVELTLLAVRHGMVDASL; encoded by the coding sequence TTGATTAGGGTGCTAGTAGTCGATGACCATGATCTCGTTCGTACGGGCATTACACGAATGCTGGCTGACATCGATGGCCTGCAAGTAGTCGGACAGGCCGAGTCAGGGGAGGAATCCCTGTTGAAGGCGCGTGAGTTGAAACCCGATGTGGTGTTGATGGACGTCAAGATGCCCGGGATCGGCGGTCTTGAAGCCACGCGCAAATTATTGCGCAGTCATCCCGACATCAAAGTCGTCGCCGTCACTGTGTGTGAAGAAGACCCGTTTCCTACCCGGTTGTTGCAGGCGGGTGCGGCGGGCTATCTGACCAAGGGTGCCGGTTTGCCGGAAATGGTCCAGGCCATCAGGCTGGTATTTGCCGGGCAACGCTACATCAGCCCGCAGATTGCGCAGCAACTGGCGATCAAGTCTTTCCAGCCGACCAACGATTCGCCATTCGATGCGTTGTCGGAGCGTGAAATCCAGATTGCCTTGATGATTGTCGGCTGTCAGAAGGTTCAGATCATTTCCGACAAGCTTTGCCTGTCGCCAAAGACCGTGAACACTTATCGGTATCGCATTTTCGAAAAGCTTTCGATCAGCAGCGATGTCGAGTTGACGCTGCTGGCGGTTCGTCACGGCATGGTTGATGCCAGTCTCTGA
- a CDS encoding extracellular solute-binding protein: protein MRLAFPTLMFTAVALLTGVAGVNAAPQQALTVYGEPARYPAGFSHFDYANPQAPKGGTMRRSAIEIGHFDHLLPYIDKGIGVSQIDGMLYSPLAQRSQDEPYTVYGLVAQKMERSEDGLALRFFLNPKARFADGKPITAEDVRYTFDLLMTQASLRYRTQFADVKGVEVESPLVIRFDFKSNENRTLPLDIATLPVLPEHWWKTRDFAGGGGYEPPLGSGPYRVSKVDSGRSITFERNADWWGKDLPVSRGLYNFDHFSIEYFGDTDVARQILLGGAYDYNREFSATGYTIRYDSPALSDGRLQKAHLATQAPQPAQGFVFNLQKPMFQDRRVRQALAMLWDFEWSNRQMMRNMYIRQQSFFSNTDLAARKLPDAGELAILEPLRGQIPDEAFTQVFEAPKTDGSGLIRDKQLQALDLLEQAGWKPDGDQLVNAAGEPLNFTFLTSQNGMDKLLLPYKRTLKQIGIDLNIRRIDSSQYVNRLMSRDYDMIITGYPVTTSPGGELLNYFGSASANDPGANNYMVLKNPAVDTLINGLIRASTQADMLRYAHALDRVLQWNYYWIPNYYPPGSSTVWWNRFGIPSVQASNDEAIESWWEVSPTPLTNEQMTAELIKRGNTGGSH, encoded by the coding sequence ATGCGACTGGCTTTCCCGACTTTGATGTTCACTGCCGTGGCCCTGCTGACAGGCGTCGCCGGTGTGAACGCTGCACCCCAACAGGCGTTGACCGTGTACGGCGAACCCGCCAGGTACCCCGCCGGCTTCTCTCATTTCGACTACGCCAACCCGCAAGCGCCCAAAGGCGGAACCATGCGACGCTCGGCGATCGAAATCGGGCATTTCGACCATCTGCTGCCATACATCGACAAAGGCATCGGCGTCTCCCAGATCGACGGCATGCTGTATTCGCCGCTGGCGCAGCGCTCGCAGGACGAGCCCTATACCGTTTACGGCCTGGTGGCGCAGAAGATGGAGCGCAGCGAGGACGGCCTGGCCCTGCGGTTCTTCCTCAATCCCAAGGCGCGTTTTGCCGATGGCAAACCCATCACCGCCGAAGACGTGCGTTACACCTTCGACCTGCTGATGACCCAGGCCAGCCTGCGTTACCGCACCCAGTTCGCCGACGTCAAAGGTGTCGAAGTGGAGTCGCCGCTGGTTATCCGCTTCGATTTCAAAAGCAACGAAAACCGCACCCTGCCGCTGGATATCGCCACGTTGCCGGTGCTCCCCGAGCACTGGTGGAAAACCCGCGACTTCGCCGGTGGCGGCGGTTACGAACCGCCTCTGGGCAGCGGCCCGTACCGCGTGAGCAAGGTGGACTCCGGGCGCAGCATCACCTTCGAACGGAACGCCGACTGGTGGGGCAAGGACCTGCCGGTCAGCCGTGGCTTGTACAACTTCGATCATTTCAGCATCGAGTATTTCGGCGATACCGATGTCGCTCGCCAGATCCTGCTGGGCGGCGCCTACGACTACAACCGCGAGTTTTCCGCCACCGGTTATACGATTCGCTACGACAGCCCGGCCCTGAGCGATGGCCGCCTGCAAAAAGCCCACCTGGCCACGCAGGCGCCGCAACCGGCCCAGGGTTTTGTGTTCAACCTGCAAAAGCCGATGTTCCAGGACCGCCGCGTGCGTCAGGCCCTGGCCATGCTCTGGGATTTCGAATGGAGCAACCGGCAGATGATGCGCAACATGTACATCCGCCAGCAGAGTTTCTTCTCCAACACCGACCTGGCGGCCCGCAAGCTGCCTGATGCCGGCGAACTGGCGATTCTCGAACCACTGCGCGGGCAAATCCCCGACGAAGCCTTTACCCAGGTCTTCGAAGCGCCCAAGACCGACGGCAGCGGCCTGATCCGCGACAAACAGCTGCAGGCCCTGGATCTGCTGGAGCAGGCCGGCTGGAAACCCGATGGCGACCAACTGGTGAATGCCGCCGGCGAGCCGCTGAATTTCACTTTCCTGACCAGTCAGAACGGAATGGACAAGCTGCTGCTGCCGTACAAACGCACGCTCAAACAGATCGGCATCGACCTGAACATCCGCCGCATCGACTCCTCCCAGTACGTCAACCGCCTGATGTCGCGCGACTACGACATGATCATCACCGGCTACCCGGTCACCACGTCCCCGGGCGGCGAACTGCTCAACTACTTCGGCTCGGCCTCGGCCAACGACCCCGGCGCCAACAACTACATGGTGCTGAAAAACCCGGCCGTCGACACCCTGATCAACGGCCTGATCCGCGCCTCCACCCAGGCCGACATGCTGCGCTACGCCCATGCCCTGGACCGGGTGCTGCAATGGAACTACTACTGGATCCCCAACTATTATCCGCCCGGCAGCTCCACCGTGTGGTGGAACCGCTTCGGCATTCCCAGTGTGCAGGCAAGCAATGACGAAGCCATCGAGAGCTGGTGGGAAGTCAGCCCCACGCCCCTGACCAACGAACAGATGACCGCCGAACTGATCAAGCGCGGCAACACCGGAGGGTCGCACTGA
- a CDS encoding triacylglycerol lipase yields MQRNATTQYPILLVHGLFGFDRIGKFELFHDVKQALRSAGARVFIPHLSATHCNETRGEQLLAQIERVLEGTGADQVNLIGHSQGALAARYAAATEPQMVASVTSVSGPNHGSELADFLRKALTPGRLPEQVAGKIATLFADFISLLSGNTRLPQHAIAALNALTTEGVGAFNDKYPQGLPKNWGGKGSEQVNGVRYYSWSGILTQNILDQGLEAFDPLHGFCRAFSEYFTTEAGQNDGMVGRYSSHLGKVIRSDYPMDHLSSIRRTNGLGRKGIDSTTLYVQHAERLRNAGL; encoded by the coding sequence ATGCAACGGAATGCAACAACACAATACCCAATTCTGCTGGTACACGGACTCTTCGGTTTCGATCGCATCGGCAAATTCGAGCTGTTTCACGACGTCAAGCAAGCGTTGCGGTCAGCGGGGGCCAGGGTCTTCATTCCTCATCTGTCGGCCACTCACTGCAATGAAACCCGTGGCGAGCAATTATTGGCGCAAATTGAACGGGTGCTGGAAGGCACCGGCGCCGACCAGGTCAACCTGATCGGCCACAGCCAAGGTGCGCTGGCCGCCCGCTATGCGGCAGCGACAGAACCGCAGATGGTGGCATCGGTGACGTCCGTCAGCGGACCGAATCACGGCTCCGAGCTGGCCGACTTCTTGCGCAAGGCCCTGACACCCGGGCGCCTGCCGGAGCAGGTGGCAGGGAAAATCGCCACCCTGTTCGCCGACTTCATATCGCTGCTGAGCGGCAATACCCGTTTGCCACAGCATGCAATCGCCGCGCTTAACGCACTGACCACCGAGGGCGTGGGCGCCTTCAACGACAAATACCCCCAGGGGCTGCCAAAAAACTGGGGAGGCAAAGGCTCGGAACAGGTCAATGGCGTTCGTTACTACTCCTGGAGCGGCATACTGACGCAAAACATACTGGATCAGGGCCTTGAGGCGTTCGATCCGTTGCACGGTTTCTGCCGGGCGTTTTCCGAGTATTTCACCACTGAAGCCGGGCAGAACGACGGCATGGTGGGTCGCTACAGTTCGCACCTGGGCAAAGTCATCCGTTCCGACTATCCGATGGACCACCTCAGCAGCATCCGGCGGACCAACGGCCTGGGCCGAAAGGGCATCGATTCGACCACTTTATATGTGCAGCACGCCGAGCGCTTGAGGAATGCCGGGCTGTAG
- a CDS encoding ABC transporter permease, with the protein MFKLSPLGRRRFERFKKNRRGWWSLWLFIGLFLMTLGGEMIANDKPLIVSYQGSLYFPAFKRYTEQEFGGQLPFQADYRSDYVQNLIRKDGGWMLFPPIPFSDDTPNYDLNQPAPSPPTSVNWLGTDDQARDVLARVIFGARVSILFALMLTFVSALIGIAAGALQGYYGGWVDLLGQRLLEVWSGLPVLYLLIILSGFVEPNFWWLLGIMALFSWLALVDVVRAEFLRGRNLEYVKAARALGLTDRKIIVRHILPNAMNATLSYLPFILTGAISTLTALDFLGFGMPAGSASLGELIGQGKQNLQAPWLGLTAFFTLALILSLLVFIGEALRDAFDPRS; encoded by the coding sequence ATGTTCAAGCTCTCGCCTTTGGGCCGTCGCCGTTTCGAGCGTTTCAAGAAAAACCGCCGGGGCTGGTGGTCGCTGTGGCTGTTTATCGGCTTGTTCCTGATGACACTGGGCGGCGAGATGATCGCCAACGACAAGCCCTTGATCGTCAGCTATCAGGGCTCGCTGTATTTCCCTGCGTTCAAGCGCTACACCGAGCAGGAATTTGGCGGCCAACTGCCGTTCCAGGCCGATTACCGCAGCGACTACGTGCAGAACCTGATCCGCAAGGACGGTGGCTGGATGCTGTTCCCGCCGATCCCGTTCAGCGACGACACGCCCAATTACGACCTCAACCAACCCGCCCCCAGCCCGCCGACTTCGGTCAACTGGCTGGGCACTGACGATCAGGCTCGGGACGTGCTGGCCCGGGTGATTTTCGGCGCACGGGTGTCAATCCTGTTTGCCCTGATGCTGACCTTTGTCAGCGCCCTGATCGGCATTGCCGCAGGCGCCTTGCAAGGCTATTACGGTGGCTGGGTCGACTTGCTGGGCCAGCGCCTGCTGGAAGTATGGTCGGGGCTGCCGGTGCTGTACCTGTTGATCATCCTGTCGGGTTTCGTCGAACCGAATTTCTGGTGGCTGCTGGGGATCATGGCGCTGTTTTCCTGGTTGGCGTTGGTGGACGTGGTGCGCGCCGAGTTCCTGCGCGGGCGCAACCTGGAATACGTCAAGGCCGCCCGAGCGCTGGGCCTGACCGACCGCAAAATCATCGTGCGGCACATTCTGCCCAACGCCATGAACGCGACGTTGAGCTACTTGCCCTTCATCCTCACGGGCGCGATATCAACGCTGACCGCGCTGGATTTTCTCGGTTTCGGCATGCCGGCTGGCAGCGCGTCGCTAGGTGAATTGATTGGTCAGGGCAAGCAGAACCTGCAAGCGCCATGGCTGGGCCTGACGGCGTTTTTCACCCTGGCACTGATTCTTTCCCTATTGGTATTTATCGGCGAAGCGTTGCGCGATGCCTTTGATCCTCGTTCATGA
- a CDS encoding ABC transporter ATP-binding protein: MSENLIEIRDLSVAFNGQTVVRNLCLDIRPGECLALVGESGSGKSVTAHSILQLLPEIGTQTGGSIRYRNRELLGAPPKVLRELRGNRIAMIFQEPMTSLNPLHSIEKQIGETLLLHKGLTGKVAQARILELLELVGIQKPRERLKAYPHQLSGGQRQRVMIAMALACEPELLIADEPTTALDVTVQRKILLLLKSLQQRLGMSLLLISHDLNLVRSIAQRVCVMKSGEIVEQATCETLFSAPKHPYSCVLLNAEPEGEALARDERENVLEVDDLRVRFALGGGLFQRKTYLQAVDGISLNVQRGKTLGIVGESGSGKSTLGQAILRLLDSKGSIRFQGEALDGLTQNQLRPWRKKMQVVFQDPFGSLSPRMSVAQIISEGLEVHSQSTADECEAQVIRALEEVGLDPQSRHRYPHEFSGGQRQRIAIARALVLKPALILLDEPTSALDRTVQKQVVALLRQLQEKHGLTYLFISHDLAVVRALAHDMIVIKDGKVVERGASHAVFDAPQHPYTKELLAAAQLA, from the coding sequence ATGAGTGAAAACCTGATCGAAATCCGCGACCTCAGCGTGGCCTTCAATGGCCAGACGGTGGTACGCAACCTGTGCCTCGATATCCGCCCCGGCGAATGCCTGGCACTGGTCGGCGAGTCGGGTTCCGGCAAGTCGGTGACCGCGCACTCGATCCTGCAACTGCTGCCGGAGATCGGCACCCAAACCGGTGGCAGCATTCGTTATCGCAATCGGGAGCTGCTCGGCGCCCCGCCCAAGGTGCTTCGCGAGCTGCGAGGCAACCGGATCGCGATGATCTTCCAGGAGCCGATGACCTCGCTGAACCCCTTGCACAGCATCGAAAAGCAGATCGGCGAAACCCTGCTGCTGCACAAGGGCCTGACCGGCAAAGTCGCCCAGGCACGGATCCTCGAACTGCTGGAACTGGTGGGCATCCAGAAACCCAGGGAGCGGCTCAAGGCCTATCCGCATCAGCTGTCCGGCGGGCAGCGACAACGGGTGATGATCGCCATGGCCCTGGCCTGCGAGCCGGAACTGTTGATCGCTGATGAGCCGACCACGGCGCTGGACGTGACCGTGCAGCGCAAGATCCTGCTGCTGCTCAAGTCCTTGCAACAACGGCTCGGCATGTCACTGCTGCTGATCAGCCACGACCTCAATCTGGTGCGCAGCATCGCCCAGCGCGTATGCGTGATGAAGTCCGGGGAGATCGTCGAACAGGCGACCTGCGAAACCCTGTTCAGCGCGCCGAAACACCCCTATAGCTGCGTGCTGTTGAATGCCGAACCGGAAGGCGAAGCGCTGGCCCGTGATGAGCGCGAAAACGTGCTGGAAGTGGACGATCTGCGGGTCCGGTTTGCGCTCGGCGGCGGACTGTTTCAGCGCAAGACTTATTTGCAGGCGGTGGACGGCATCAGCCTCAACGTCCAGCGCGGCAAGACGCTGGGCATCGTCGGCGAATCCGGTTCCGGCAAATCGACCCTCGGCCAGGCGATCCTTCGTTTGCTTGACTCCAAAGGCAGCATCCGTTTTCAGGGCGAGGCACTGGATGGCCTCACGCAAAACCAGCTGCGGCCTTGGCGCAAGAAAATGCAGGTGGTGTTCCAGGACCCGTTTGGCAGCCTGAGCCCGCGCATGTCCGTGGCGCAGATCATCAGCGAAGGGCTGGAGGTGCACAGCCAGTCCACAGCCGATGAGTGTGAGGCGCAGGTGATCCGCGCCCTGGAGGAAGTCGGCCTCGACCCGCAAAGCCGTCACCGCTACCCCCACGAATTCTCCGGTGGCCAGCGCCAACGCATCGCCATCGCCCGGGCGCTGGTGCTCAAGCCGGCGTTGATCCTGCTGGATGAGCCGACCTCGGCGCTGGACCGCACGGTGCAGAAACAGGTGGTCGCCCTGCTGCGCCAGCTTCAGGAAAAACATGGCCTGACTTACCTGTTCATCAGCCATGACCTGGCGGTGGTACGAGCGCTGGCCCACGACATGATCGTGATCAAGGATGGCAAGGTGGTAGAGCGTGGCGCCAGCCATGCAGTGTTCGATGCGCCGCAGCATCCGTATACCAAAGAGTTGTTGGCGGCGGCTCAATTGGCGTAG
- a CDS encoding microcin C ABC transporter permease YejB, whose translation MWAYILRRLLLIIPTLVIILLVNFVIVQAAPGGPVEQAIAHLQGIGGATVGGSSSETMSGSSRASRGLDPLLIKEIEKQYGFDKAAPERLWLMLKNYAHLDFGKSFFRGATVTDLILEKMPVTISLGLWATLITYLVSIPLGIRKAVHHGSHFDIWSSTAIVIGYAMPAFLFAMFLIVVFAGGTALNWFPVRGLVSDNFDSLSTVGKIADYFWHLVLPVTALVIGGFATLTILTKNSFLNEITRQYVVTARAKGMSERRVLYGHVFRNAMLLVVSGIPQAFISVFFAGSLLIEVIFSLDGLGRMSYEAAVSRDYPVVFGSLFIFTLFGLLIKLIGDLCYTLVDPRIDFAARNA comes from the coding sequence ATGTGGGCTTATATACTGCGCCGGCTGTTGCTGATCATCCCGACGCTGGTGATCATTCTGCTGGTCAACTTCGTCATTGTGCAGGCCGCGCCGGGTGGCCCGGTCGAGCAGGCCATCGCCCATCTGCAAGGCATTGGCGGGGCCACGGTGGGCGGCAGCTCCAGTGAAACCATGAGTGGCAGTTCTCGCGCCAGCCGTGGTCTGGACCCGTTGCTGATCAAGGAAATCGAAAAGCAGTATGGCTTCGACAAGGCGGCGCCGGAACGCCTGTGGCTGATGCTCAAGAACTACGCGCACCTGGATTTTGGCAAAAGCTTTTTCCGTGGCGCCACGGTCACCGACCTGATTCTGGAAAAAATGCCGGTGACCATCTCCCTCGGGCTCTGGGCGACGCTGATCACCTACCTGGTATCGATTCCACTGGGCATCCGCAAAGCCGTGCACCACGGCAGCCATTTCGACATCTGGAGCAGCACCGCCATCGTCATCGGCTACGCCATGCCGGCGTTTCTGTTCGCGATGTTTCTGATCGTGGTGTTTGCCGGTGGCACGGCGCTGAACTGGTTCCCGGTGCGCGGCCTGGTGTCCGACAACTTCGACTCGTTGTCGACCGTGGGCAAGATCGCCGACTACTTCTGGCATCTGGTGCTGCCGGTCACCGCACTGGTGATCGGCGGCTTCGCCACCCTGACGATCCTCACCAAAAACTCGTTCCTCAATGAAATCACCCGCCAATACGTGGTCACGGCCAGGGCCAAGGGCATGAGCGAACGCCGCGTGTTGTACGGCCATGTGTTCCGCAACGCGATGTTGCTGGTGGTGTCGGGCATTCCCCAGGCATTCATCAGCGTGTTCTTCGCCGGCTCCCTGCTGATCGAGGTGATTTTCTCCCTCGACGGCCTGGGCCGCATGAGCTACGAAGCCGCCGTCTCGCGCGACTATCCAGTGGTGTTCGGTTCGTTGTTCATCTTTACCCTGTTCGGCCTGCTGATAAAACTGATCGGCGACCTGTGCTACACCCTGGTCGACCCGCGCATCGACTTCGCCGCGAGGAACGCCTGA